One uncultured Methanobrevibacter sp. genomic window carries:
- the msrA gene encoding peptide-methionine (S)-S-oxide reductase MsrA, translated as MHNNKLLNMFEKQSVIYLAGGCFWGVEAFISRLKGVNNTEVGYANGRDLAPTYEKVCTGKTGHAETVKATYNPKIISLNEILENFFKIIDPYILNRQGADIGTQYRTGIYWQDPDDAKVVMDFLREKQMESSKRIVVETHEIHNFYAAETYHQKYLEKNPQGYCHVDLNLIDDKEFSHLTREEYEITQLSMTETPFSGKYDDFFEDGIYVDVVNGEVLFSSDDKFDSGCGWPAFSKPISEDAITKNRDFSHGTTRIEVRSAKANSHLGHVFNDGPGGSKRYCINSAALKFIPKDEVEEYLKKSNNSCD; from the coding sequence ATGCATAACAACAAATTATTAAACATGTTTGAAAAACAATCTGTAATTTATCTTGCCGGCGGTTGTTTTTGGGGTGTTGAGGCATTCATATCAAGGCTTAAGGGCGTTAACAATACAGAAGTCGGTTATGCAAACGGCAGGGATTTGGCTCCTACCTATGAAAAGGTGTGCACCGGAAAAACAGGTCATGCAGAAACAGTCAAGGCAACCTACAATCCTAAAATCATTTCATTGAATGAAATATTGGAAAATTTCTTTAAGATAATTGATCCATACATCCTAAACCGTCAGGGTGCCGATATAGGTACACAGTACAGAACAGGAATCTATTGGCAGGACCCGGATGATGCAAAAGTTGTAATGGACTTTTTAAGAGAAAAGCAAATGGAATCATCTAAAAGAATAGTGGTTGAGACACATGAAATCCATAATTTCTATGCAGCTGAAACCTATCATCAAAAGTACCTTGAGAAAAACCCGCAGGGCTATTGTCATGTTGATTTAAATTTAATAGATGATAAAGAATTTAGCCACTTGACTCGTGAAGAGTATGAAATAACACAGCTTTCTATGACAGAAACTCCTTTCAGTGGAAAGTATGATGACTTTTTTGAAGATGGTATATATGTAGATGTAGTAAATGGCGAAGTTCTCTTTTCTTCAGATGACAAGTTCGACTCAGGCTGCGGCTGGCCGGCATTTTCAAAACCTATTTCAGAGGATGCGATTACCAAAAACCGTGACTTCTCCCATGGAACCACCCGTATAGAGGTTAGAAGTGCAAAGGCAAACTCACACCTGGGACATGTATTCAATGACGGACCTGGAGGAAGCAAACGCTACTGCATAAATTCAGCTGCACTGAAATTCATACCGAAAGATGAAGTGGAAGAATATTTGAAAAAATCAAACAATAGTTGTGATTAG
- a CDS encoding group II intron maturase-specific domain-containing protein, which yields MCSPPITYFLGFETRQRHTKDGDKCFIKPSKDSLKNARTKIAERFELMKGHNVGDLIDALNPLIIGLVNYWKPMVSTVAFEKMDNYIWIKVKKFLKHLHPKKGWKWIRRKYFPDPKPEDKHQDRWILTDPVSGRQLVKMRWTNIDKRHIMIKHNYSPFDSDKSEYFKNRQIKLSN from the coding sequence ATTTGCAGTCCTCCGATAACATATTTTCTCGGTTTTGAAACTAGGCAAAGGCACACTAAGGATGGAGACAAATGTTTCATTAAACCATCTAAAGATTCTCTAAAGAATGCCAGAACTAAAATCGCAGAAAGATTTGAACTTATGAAAGGGCATAATGTTGGGGATTTAATTGATGCTCTTAATCCATTGATTATCGGACTTGTAAATTATTGGAAACCCATGGTTTCCACAGTAGCATTTGAAAAGATGGATAATTATATTTGGATTAAAGTCAAGAAATTCCTAAAACATCTACATCCCAAAAAAGGATGGAAATGGATTAGAAGAAAATATTTTCCTGATCCTAAGCCTGAAGATAAACATCAAGATAGGTGGATTTTGACTGACCCAGTTTCTGGTCGTCAATTAGTTAAAATGAGGTGGACTAACATTGACAAAAGGCATATAATGATTAAACATAATTATTCGCCTTTTGATAGTGATAAATCTGAATACTTTAAAAATCGACAGATTAAGTTGTCAAATTGA
- a CDS encoding ketopantoate reductase family protein, whose protein sequence is MNILVIGAGAVGIGLATSIASQNASVSVYARGKTAKAIRKNGIKRTGLFENIEIEDIPVYEDYDEIPENNFDYILITSKTTANENISDNLNSHKNILKQSGKIIIFQNGFGNDEPYLRYFSKSQVFCARLIMGFTRPERNISEINSFSEPILIGSLQDEDPHQLQEIADIITSSGIECEITDEVDKHLWAKMIYNCALNPLGAILDVTYGKLTENPYTIEIMDSIIDEIFEVIKSSPYETLWANADEYRDVFYSKLVPDTYNHYSSTHHDLQNKIRTEIDSLNGKVIQLGELNNVNVKTNKFIYNMIKAIESTFEN, encoded by the coding sequence ATGAACATATTGGTGATTGGTGCCGGAGCGGTAGGAATAGGGCTTGCAACATCAATTGCTTCACAAAATGCAAGCGTTTCAGTTTATGCACGTGGAAAAACCGCTAAGGCAATAAGGAAAAACGGTATAAAAAGAACAGGACTCTTTGAAAACATAGAAATAGAAGATATTCCAGTCTATGAGGACTATGATGAGATACCCGAAAACAATTTCGACTACATCCTCATCACATCTAAGACAACAGCAAACGAGAACATATCAGACAATCTCAACAGCCATAAAAACATATTGAAGCAAAGTGGAAAGATAATCATATTCCAGAACGGCTTTGGAAACGACGAGCCGTACCTGAGATATTTCTCCAAAAGCCAGGTGTTCTGCGCACGCCTAATCATGGGATTTACAAGACCTGAAAGAAACATCAGCGAAATCAACTCATTTTCAGAACCGATACTTATAGGATCCCTTCAAGATGAAGACCCACACCAACTGCAGGAGATTGCAGACATCATCACCTCATCAGGAATCGAATGTGAAATAACCGACGAGGTGGACAAGCACCTGTGGGCGAAGATGATTTACAACTGCGCACTGAACCCGTTGGGAGCAATACTTGACGTGACATACGGCAAGCTAACCGAAAACCCATACACAATCGAGATTATGGACAGCATAATCGATGAGATATTCGAGGTCATAAAATCCTCACCATATGAGACCCTTTGGGCAAATGCCGATGAATACAGAGATGTTTTCTACTCAAAGCTTGTTCCCGACACTTATAACCACTACTCATCAACACATCATGACCTTCAAAATAAGATAAGAACAGAGATTGATTCGCTTAACGGTAAAGTGATTCAACTAGGTGAGCTCAACAATGTGAATGTAAAAACTAATAAATTCATATATAATATGATTAAGGCCATAGAAAGCACCTTTGAAAACTAA